The segment AAGCGTTGGGTCTTGCTCGGGCTGGTCGGCGGCCTCGTGGCCTGCAACAAGGACTCCGTGGAGGCCCAGGCCTGCCCCGGCACCGCGGAGGGCTGGCTGCAGCAGGGCGCCGGCCTCAGCGGTGAGACGGCGGGCGACGGCCTGGAGGAGGTGCTCATCACCTACAAGCCCCGCGTGTCCGCCAGCGCCATGAACGAGAAGGCGCGCGAGGACGTGCTCGCCTCCGCGGCGACGCGCGCCGGCGCCCAGGTGAAGCACCGCTTCCCCCGGCTGAACATGGTGTCCGCGCGCGTGACGGCCGCGGCCCGCGAGGCGCTCGCCCGGGACCCGGACGTGGCGTTCGTGGAGGAGAACCGCGTGGTGCGCGCCATGGGCATGCCGCGGCTGCCCGCGAGTGTCTGGCTGGGCGGCGCGCCCAACTCCTCCGGCTCCGTGGGCGAGTACACCCCCGGCCTCCAGATGGTGCAGGCCCCCTCCGTCTGGGACGCGAACAGCGACGGCGTGCTGGATACCGGCGCGGGCTCCGGCACCGGCATCAAGGTGTGCGTCATCGACAGCGGCCTGGACTACACGCACCCGGAGCTGAAGGATGCGTACATCGGCGGCAAGGACTTCATCGACAACGATGACGACCCGAAGGACGAGTCGCTGGACGTCGACCTCAATCCCATCCGCGGCGGCGGCCACGGCACCCACACCGCGGGGACCATCGCGGCGCAGCTCGGCGGCGGCGGTACGGTCCGCCAGGGCACGGACCCCAACGGCGTGGCGGGCGTGGCGCCCACCGCGTCGCTGCTGATTGCGCGCGTGCTGGACGTGCGCGGCAATGGCCGCACGGACGACGTCATCCGCGCCATCGAGTGGTGCACGGCGCAGGGGGCCAACATCGCCTCGCTGTCGCTGGGCGCGGAGCGTGAGTCCGCCAACGAGCGGCTGGCCTTCCAGCAGGCCGCGCAGGCGGGCGTGCTGTCCTTCGCGGCGACGGGCAACTCGGGCGCGGACAAGGTGTCCTACCCCGCGGCCTACCCCACGGTGATTGCGGTGGGCGCGGTGGACTTCGCCGGTGAGTGGGCCAGCTTCTCGCAGTTCGGGGACCAGGTGTCGTTGGTGGCGCCGGGCGTGAGCGTGCTGAGCGCCACCCTCCGGGGCGCCGCGCCGTTCGCCGGCGTCAGCGCGCAGGGCACGGAAATCATCGCCTCGCCGCTGGAGTACTCGGGCATCGGCAAGTACACCGGCCGCTTGGTCAACTGCGGCCTGGGAGACAGCATCGAGGCCTGCGGCGGGGATGCCACCTGCTCGGGGTTCGTGGCGGTCGTCGAGCGCGGCGGCGGCATCTTCTTCGAGGAGAAGGCGCGCAACTCCATCCGCGCGGGCGCCCGGGCGGTCATCGTCGTCAACAACGATGCCGAGGACGGGGCGGGCAACTTCACGCTCACCTCGCCGTCCGCCAACTGGGTGCCCACCGCGTCCGTGGCCCTGGACAGCGGCGGCGCCCTGCGGTCGCTCATCGGCCGGGAAGTCACGGTGGACGTCAGCGGCTCGGACTACCTCATCCAGTCGGGCACCTCCATGGCCACGCCGCACGCGGCCGGCGTGGCCGCGCTCGTGTGGAGCGCGCGGCGGGACCTCACCGCCGCGCAGGTGCGCCAGGCGCTGGAGAAGAGCGCCAAGGACCTGGGGCCCGCGCTCAAGGACGCGAAGTATGGCCATGGCCTGGTGCAGGCCGCCGATGCCATCAAGTACGCCAACGACACCTGGCCGCGGCCGCCCGCGCCGCTGCCGTGAGGCTTCGGTGCCCCGCCTGAGCGAGGCGGGGCACCCGGGCGCATGAAGGAAGCAAGGCCCCCGGCGCCGCCCTGGCTCCGGGGGCTTTCGCGTTCAAGGGGCCCGGCTTCAGCGGCATCAGCGCAGGGTGAACAGCCGGGGCGAGGCCACGAGGCAGGCGCCCACGGAGGCCTCCAGCGCTGCCACCGCCTCACGGGAGGGGTCCTCGCACGCCTCACCACCCAGGGCGGCGGCGAAGACCTCGCGGCTCCAGGGCTCGTCTCCGCCCGACACGGGGCCCCCGCGCACGAGGCTGAGGCCGACGAAGGCCACCGCGGCGGCGGCGCCCATCATCATCTTCCCCCAGTTCGTCCAGGTGCCCGGGTGGGGCACCCAGCGCGCCACGGCGGGACGGCGCGCGAGCCGGGCCTCCAGCGCGGAGAAGCTCAGCGCGGGGCGCGCCGGCGTCCGGCGCGCGCGCTGGGCCATCCACCCCCGCTCCGTCCGGAGCCACGTCAGCGCGTGCCTGCACGCGGGGCATGTCTCCGCATGGGCGCCGACACGGGCCGCGTCCTCGGGGGACAGCTCTCCGGCCAGCAGCGCGTCCAGCTCGTGTTCACGGCAGGCGCTCATGGGCGACCTCCCACATGGGCCGCCAGCTGCTCGCGCAGCTGCAGCCGTGCGCGGTGGATTTCATTCTTCACCTTCTGCAGGGACCAGCCCATGACCGAGGCAATCTCCTCATAGGGAAGGCCGTGGTCGATGCGCAGCAGCAGCGCCGCGCGCCGCTCCTCGCGCAGCAGGCCCAGCGCATTGGCCAGCAGCCCTTCCAGCTCCCGGTCCAGCAGCAAGTCCTCGGGGGTGGGCGTGGGCAGCACCGCCTCCACCCGGCTCGCGTGCTCCTCGTCGTCCACGTCCACGTGGATGCCCCGGCCGCGCCGGGACTCCAGGTACACGTGGCGGGCGATGCCCAGGAGCCACGCGCCGAGCCGGTCCTCGTCGCGCAGCGCCCCGAGCCGCCCGTGCGCGCGCACGAAGGTCTCCTGCGTGGCCTCGTCCGCCGCGGGCTCGTCGCGCAGCAGGTCCCTGAGGAAGCGCCACACGGCGGGGGCATGGCGCTCGAAGAGCGTCCGGAACGCCGCCGGGTCTCCAGCGCGCGCCCGGCGCAGCAGGGCCCGCTCCCGGTCCATGTCGGACGGGGGCGCACCTGCCAGCACCATCTTCACCGCGGAAAGAAGAGCCACGGCCTCACCGTGTCACGAGCCCGTCCGGAGTTTCACCCGCCCGTGCTTTTTCCCCATCCGCCCGTGAGGGCAGGGGCCGGCGAAGGCGGGTTGAGCCAGCAAACACGCCTGGTTGCCTGCCCTGCCGCAAAGGGAGGCGGTCTTGTTGGGGTGCAACCGTTGTTGGTAAATGTCTTCCATGCATCCCAATTCCGCGCGCCCGGACTCCGCGGCGGCGCACGGCCCGCGCCTGGGGGGCCACCTGCCCGTGCTGGATGGCGTGCGAGGCCTCGCCGTGCTCCTGGTGGTCTTCTTCCACACCACGCACCTGAGCGCCGGCAGTGCCGTGGGCAAGGCGACGTGGTGGCTGGCGGGCGCGGGATGGACGGGCGTGGACCTGTTCTTCGTCCTGTCCGGCTTCCTCATCACCGGCATCCTGTGGGAGGCGAAGGGGCAGCCGTACTTCTTCCGCAACTTCTACATGCGCCGCTTCCTGCGCATCTTCCCGCTGTACTAC is part of the Pyxidicoccus xibeiensis genome and harbors:
- a CDS encoding S8 family serine peptidase; the encoded protein is MKRWVLLGLVGGLVACNKDSVEAQACPGTAEGWLQQGAGLSGETAGDGLEEVLITYKPRVSASAMNEKAREDVLASAATRAGAQVKHRFPRLNMVSARVTAAAREALARDPDVAFVEENRVVRAMGMPRLPASVWLGGAPNSSGSVGEYTPGLQMVQAPSVWDANSDGVLDTGAGSGTGIKVCVIDSGLDYTHPELKDAYIGGKDFIDNDDDPKDESLDVDLNPIRGGGHGTHTAGTIAAQLGGGGTVRQGTDPNGVAGVAPTASLLIARVLDVRGNGRTDDVIRAIEWCTAQGANIASLSLGAERESANERLAFQQAAQAGVLSFAATGNSGADKVSYPAAYPTVIAVGAVDFAGEWASFSQFGDQVSLVAPGVSVLSATLRGAAPFAGVSAQGTEIIASPLEYSGIGKYTGRLVNCGLGDSIEACGGDATCSGFVAVVERGGGIFFEEKARNSIRAGARAVIVVNNDAEDGAGNFTLTSPSANWVPTASVALDSGGALRSLIGREVTVDVSGSDYLIQSGTSMATPHAAGVAALVWSARRDLTAAQVRQALEKSAKDLGPALKDAKYGHGLVQAADAIKYANDTWPRPPAPLP
- a CDS encoding anti-sigma factor family protein; its protein translation is MSACREHELDALLAGELSPEDAARVGAHAETCPACRHALTWLRTERGWMAQRARRTPARPALSFSALEARLARRPAVARWVPHPGTWTNWGKMMMGAAAAVAFVGLSLVRGGPVSGGDEPWSREVFAAALGGEACEDPSREAVAALEASVGACLVASPRLFTLR
- a CDS encoding RNA polymerase sigma factor gives rise to the protein MALLSAVKMVLAGAPPSDMDRERALLRRARAGDPAAFRTLFERHAPAVWRFLRDLLRDEPAADEATQETFVRAHGRLGALRDEDRLGAWLLGIARHVYLESRRGRGIHVDVDDEEHASRVEAVLPTPTPEDLLLDRELEGLLANALGLLREERRAALLLRIDHGLPYEEIASVMGWSLQKVKNEIHRARLQLREQLAAHVGGRP